AGAACAGGGTCGCCAGGCCCTCGACATCATTGCGCCAGTCACGGTGCAGTTCGCAGGCCAGGCCGAACCAGGTCATCAGTTGCGCGCCGGCGTTGGACATGCGGTTCCAGGCCGAGTCGCGGGTCAGAGCGTTGAAGGTGCCGGAAGCGTCGGTGACCACGAACACTTCAAAGCCTTCCTCCAGGGCCGAGAGCGCCGGGAACGCCACGCAGACCTCGGTGACCACCCCGGCGATGATCAGTTGCTTCTTGCCGGTGGCCTTGATCGCCTTGACGAAGTCCTCGTTGTCCCAGGCATTGATCTGGCCGGGCCGGGCGATGTAGGGCGCATCGGGAAACAGCGCCTTGAGCTCCGGCACCAGCGGGCCGTTGGGGCCGGTTTCGAAACTGGTGGTGAGGATGGTCGGCAGCTTGAAGTACTTGGCCAGGTCGGCCAGGGCCAGCACGTTGTTCTTGAAACGATCGGGCTCAATATCGCGGACCAGCGACAGCAGGCCGGCCTGGTGATCCACCAGCAGCACGGCGGCGTTTTCCTTGTCGAGACGTTTGTAGGCGTTAGTCATGGTGAGTCCTCGCTAATGATCGATGCCGGATCAACCGGCTGGAATGAAACCCGTGCTGCGCGCCCTCCGGGTCATGGCGGGCATCGGGGTGTAGCGCGCGACTGGCAAAGCCTAGTTGCCGATGCAAGCCGCGCCAGTGCAGCCGGTCAGTGACCGCCTGCGTCCATCCGGCCGAAGCGTCCCGACTGATAGTCGATGAAGGCCTGATGAATTTGCGCTTCGCTGTTCATCACGAACGGACCGTGGCCGACGATGGGTTCGTCGATGGGCTCGCCGCTGAGCAGCAGCACAATGGCGTCGCTGCCGGCTTGCAGGCTGATCAGCTCGCCGTCGCGTTCCAACAGCGCCAGTTGTCCTTGCTCCACCCGCTCCCGGCCATTGACCTGCACGGTGCCGCGCAGCACCACCAGGGCGGTATTGCGCCCTGCCTGCAGGGGCAGCTCCAGGTACTTGCCGGACTGCAGGCGCAGGTCCCAGACGTCGATCGGGGTGAACGTGCGGGCCGGCCCTCGCTGACCGTCATACTCACCGGCGATCAGGCGCAGGCTGCCGGCGTTGCCCGGCAGCGGGATCTGCGCAATGTCCGCCGCGAGGATGCTCTGGTAACCGGGGGCCGCGAGCTTGTCCTTCGCCGGCAGGTTGACCCACAGCTGGACCATTTCCAGGTTGCCGCCACGCCGGGCGAACTCGCTGGAGTGGAATTCCTCATGGATGATCCCCGAGGCCGCGGTCATCCACTGCACGTCGCCCGGGCCGATCTTGCCGCCGCTGCCGGTGGAGTCGCGATGCTCCACTTCACCGTCGTAGACGATGGTCACCGTCTCGAAACCGCGATGAGGGTG
This genomic stretch from Pseudomonas sp. Os17 harbors:
- the ycaC gene encoding isochorismate family cysteine hydrolase YcaC, producing MTNAYKRLDKENAAVLLVDHQAGLLSLVRDIEPDRFKNNVLALADLAKYFKLPTILTTSFETGPNGPLVPELKALFPDAPYIARPGQINAWDNEDFVKAIKATGKKQLIIAGVVTEVCVAFPALSALEEGFEVFVVTDASGTFNALTRDSAWNRMSNAGAQLMTWFGLACELHRDWRNDVEGLATLFSNHIPDYRNLMTSYNTLTQGK
- a CDS encoding pirin family protein → MKNIIGIYTAPRPHWVGDGFPVRTLFSYDNLGQHISPFLLLDHAGPAQFSPTTARRGVGEHPHRGFETVTIVYDGEVEHRDSTGSGGKIGPGDVQWMTAASGIIHEEFHSSEFARRGGNLEMVQLWVNLPAKDKLAAPGYQSILAADIAQIPLPGNAGSLRLIAGEYDGQRGPARTFTPIDVWDLRLQSGKYLELPLQAGRNTALVVLRGTVQVNGRERVEQGQLALLERDGELISLQAGSDAIVLLLSGEPIDEPIVGHGPFVMNSEAQIHQAFIDYQSGRFGRMDAGGH